The Castor canadensis chromosome X, mCasCan1.hap1v2, whole genome shotgun sequence genome includes a region encoding these proteins:
- the Kantr gene encoding KDM5C adjacent transcript, whose product MSPFSLLILVICAFSLFFLINLTRGLSILLVFSKNQLLALLLLSIVSLFSISLISALIFFDLLPSTFFGFILLFFF is encoded by the coding sequence ATGTCTCCTTTTTCATTGCTAATATTGGTCATTTGTGCCTTCTCACTGTTTTTCTTGATCAATCTCACCAGAGGTTTGTCTATTTTAttagtcttttcaaagaaccaacttttggctTTGTTGCTCCTCTCTATTgtgtctttgttttctatttctttaatttctgctcTTATCTTTTTTGATCTCCTTCCTTCCACATTTTTTGGAtttattctgttgttttttttctga